From a region of the Thermus caldilimi genome:
- a CDS encoding MFS transporter: MVHDPIQLEKERPERLRVLWLSTLGFTLMFAVWLMFGVLGVPIRKEFGLTDVQLSWLSAVAILNGSLWRLLAGILTDRYGGRLVFTLMLFFTAIPAYLVSRAGSYQELLLYAFLVGFAGNAFSVGIAWNSAWFPKEQQGFALGVFGAGNVGASVTKFIGPALIASVPAAGYLGGLIPGGWRFIPFLYAVLLVLMGFLMWFGTPRKDKRPGQGRPFLEMLTPLKYIRVWRFSLYYVVVFGAYVALSAWLPKYYVDVFGLPLHEAALLTALFIFPASLLRPLGGYFSDRFGARRVMYWTFGIILLATGVLMMPEGHIVLYTKQGSKEVMQFTMNVWLFTALVFLIGVGMGVGKAAVYKHIPTYFPKDVGAVGGLVGMLGALGGFFLPPLFAYAQAWTGVPQTTFFVLFVLTAIAFLWMHLTVLQLLQEEAKHLRNEFELKGDRPC, from the coding sequence ATGGTCCACGACCCCATTCAACTGGAGAAAGAGCGTCCCGAACGGCTTCGGGTCCTTTGGCTCTCCACCCTCGGCTTCACCCTGATGTTCGCCGTGTGGCTGATGTTCGGGGTGCTGGGGGTGCCCATCCGTAAGGAGTTTGGCCTCACGGATGTGCAGCTTTCCTGGCTCTCAGCGGTGGCCATCCTGAACGGCTCCCTGTGGCGGCTTCTTGCCGGCATCCTCACCGACCGGTATGGGGGGCGGCTGGTCTTCACCCTCATGCTCTTCTTCACCGCCATCCCCGCCTATCTGGTGTCCCGGGCGGGAAGCTACCAGGAGCTTCTCCTCTACGCCTTCCTGGTGGGGTTTGCGGGAAATGCCTTCAGCGTGGGCATCGCCTGGAACTCCGCCTGGTTCCCCAAGGAGCAGCAGGGCTTTGCCCTGGGGGTCTTTGGGGCGGGAAACGTGGGGGCCAGCGTGACCAAGTTCATTGGCCCAGCCCTCATCGCCAGTGTTCCGGCAGCGGGATACCTGGGGGGCTTAATCCCCGGAGGCTGGCGTTTCATTCCCTTTCTTTACGCGGTGCTCCTCGTGCTCATGGGATTCCTCATGTGGTTCGGCACGCCCCGGAAGGACAAGCGCCCGGGACAGGGAAGGCCCTTCTTGGAGATGCTGACACCGCTTAAGTACATAAGGGTTTGGCGCTTCAGCCTCTACTACGTGGTGGTCTTTGGGGCCTACGTGGCCTTGAGCGCCTGGCTTCCCAAGTACTACGTGGACGTCTTTGGCCTTCCCCTCCATGAGGCCGCTTTGCTCACCGCCCTTTTCATTTTCCCGGCAAGCCTGTTGAGGCCCCTCGGGGGCTACTTTTCCGACCGCTTCGGGGCCCGGCGGGTCATGTACTGGACCTTTGGCATCATCCTCTTGGCCACTGGGGTTCTCATGATGCCGGAAGGGCACATCGTCCTCTACACCAAGCAGGGGAGCAAGGAGGTCATGCAGTTCACCATGAACGTTTGGCTCTTTACCGCCTTGGTGTTCCTGATCGGTGTGGGGATGGGTGTGGGTAAGGCGGCGGTCTATAAACACATCCCCACCTACTTCCCTAAGGACGTGGGGGCGGTGGGGGGGTTGGTGGGCATGCTGGGGGCCTTGGGGGGCTTTTTCCTGCCGCCCCTCTTCGCCTATGCCCAGGCCTGGACCGGTGTGCCCCAGACAACCTTCTTTGTCCTCTTTGTCCTCACGGCCATCGCTTTCCTCTGGATGCACCTCACCGTTTTGCAGCTTTTGCAGGAGGAGGCCAAGCACCTGAGGAACGAGTTTGAGCTGAAAGGAGACCGCCCATGCTAA
- the narI gene encoding respiratory nitrate reductase subunit gamma — protein MNWNTLLFGVFPYIALTLAVAVTAYRMVYRPFSVSAQSSQLLEQKRLFFGSVAMHWGLVIVLLGHLLALLLPKGLLLWNAVPLRLYLLEITGLGLGLWALVGTYVLLARRISVARVRAASTSMDYAVLVVVFLSALTGVLTALLYRYGSFWFPAVMTPYLWSILTLQPRPELIADLPFWTQLHVFNFWVFLAVFPFSRLVHIITVPLGYVVRPWQIVIWVRKLAR, from the coding sequence ATGAACTGGAACACCCTTCTTTTCGGCGTCTTCCCCTACATCGCCCTCACCCTGGCGGTGGCGGTCACCGCCTACCGCATGGTCTACAGGCCCTTTTCCGTTTCCGCCCAGTCCAGCCAGCTTCTGGAGCAAAAGCGCCTCTTCTTCGGCTCCGTGGCCATGCACTGGGGCTTGGTGATCGTGCTCTTGGGCCACCTCCTGGCCCTCCTCCTCCCCAAAGGGCTTCTTCTCTGGAACGCCGTGCCTTTGAGGCTCTACCTCCTGGAGATTACCGGGCTTGGCCTCGGGCTTTGGGCCCTGGTGGGCACCTACGTGCTCCTGGCCCGGCGGATCTCCGTGGCCCGGGTGCGGGCGGCCTCCACCTCCATGGACTACGCGGTGCTGGTGGTGGTCTTCCTCTCAGCCCTCACGGGGGTCCTCACCGCCCTCCTTTACCGCTACGGGAGCTTTTGGTTCCCCGCGGTCATGACCCCCTACCTCTGGTCCATCCTTACCCTGCAACCCAGGCCGGAACTCATCGCGGACCTCCCTTTTTGGACCCAGCTTCACGTCTTTAACTTCTGGGTCTTCCTGGCGGTATTCCCCTTCTCCCGGCTCGTCCACATCATCACGGTGCCCTTGGGCTACGTGGTGAGGCCTTGGCAGATCGTCATCTGGGTGCGCAAGTTGGCGAGGTGA
- a CDS encoding molecular chaperone TorD family protein encodes MGNATLLETLALALDYPMPGRLEELWRRWIQCSRGPAKQKLERFLRQVEELSLEEWEELYTRTLDLTPTTAPYVGFAVYGESYQRGELLAALVRAFREINLDPGSELPDHLANVLRYLARSENPLPELLEILPKALEEMHKTLKTLDAKNPYLLVLEGVQEALQGVLARR; translated from the coding sequence ATGGGCAACGCCACCCTTTTGGAAACCCTGGCCCTGGCCCTGGATTACCCCATGCCGGGGCGCTTGGAGGAACTCTGGCGGCGCTGGATCCAGTGCTCTAGGGGCCCCGCCAAGCAGAAGCTGGAGCGCTTTTTGCGCCAGGTGGAGGAGCTTTCCCTGGAGGAGTGGGAGGAGCTTTACACCCGCACCCTGGACCTCACCCCCACCACCGCTCCCTATGTGGGCTTTGCCGTCTACGGGGAAAGCTACCAGCGGGGAGAGCTCCTGGCCGCTTTGGTGCGGGCCTTTCGGGAGATCAACCTGGACCCGGGAAGCGAGCTTCCCGACCATCTGGCCAACGTCCTCCGCTACCTGGCCCGCTCGGAAAACCCCCTTCCCGAGCTTCTGGAGATCCTGCCCAAGGCCCTGGAGGAGATGCATAAGACCTTGAAGACCTTAGACGCCAAGAACCCCTATCTCCTGGTCCTCGAGGGGGTCCAGGAAGCCTTGCAAGGGGTCTTGGCAAGGAGGTGA
- the narH gene encoding nitrate reductase subunit beta, with translation MKVRAHMSMLFHLDKCIGCHTCSVACKNLWTDRKGAEYMWWNNVETRPGAGYPTGWEDQERFKGGWEYKDGHLDLRLHSRTQGLFRLFFNPALPSLDDYYEPYTFRYNDLFTSPEGEDQPTAIPISMITGEPMTPEAGPNWDDDLGGSPLYAQNDPNLKGLDPEVQAQLSEIEGVVFQYLPRICNHCLNPSCVAACPSGAIYKRAEDGVVLVNENKCKAWRMCVAACPYKKVYYNWATGKSEKCILCFPRLETGQAPACAHSCVGRIRYMGVLLYDADRIPEAAMVPDEKLVESQLGIILDPFDPEVIAAAKAEGIDEGWIKAAQNSPIYKFVKVWGLAFPLHPEYRTLAMMFYVPPLSPVVSTLEKALRASQGNGGLVRLDIPETDLDFEVYESLEKARMPVKYLANLFAAGNESLIVPALKKMLAVRILKRQESLEGGVTEKAQKVLQDAGLTLEEAEAIYRLTTLPTLEERFVLPPYHREMAAEVWKDPLAHKGETGFGYIQPPLRGE, from the coding sequence ATGAAGGTTAGAGCCCACATGTCCATGCTCTTCCACCTGGACAAATGCATCGGCTGCCACACCTGCTCCGTGGCCTGCAAGAACCTCTGGACCGACCGCAAGGGTGCGGAGTACATGTGGTGGAACAACGTGGAAACCCGGCCCGGTGCCGGCTACCCCACGGGCTGGGAGGACCAGGAGCGCTTCAAGGGGGGCTGGGAGTATAAGGACGGCCATCTGGACCTGCGCCTGCACTCCCGCACCCAGGGACTTTTCCGCCTCTTCTTCAACCCTGCCTTGCCTTCCCTGGACGACTACTACGAACCCTACACCTTCCGCTACAACGACCTCTTCACCAGCCCGGAAGGGGAGGATCAGCCCACCGCCATCCCCATCTCCATGATCACGGGGGAGCCCATGACCCCCGAGGCCGGCCCCAACTGGGACGACGACCTGGGGGGAAGCCCCCTCTACGCCCAAAACGATCCCAACCTAAAGGGGCTGGACCCAGAGGTACAGGCCCAACTTTCCGAGATCGAGGGGGTGGTCTTCCAGTACCTGCCCCGCATCTGCAACCACTGCCTGAACCCTTCCTGCGTGGCCGCCTGCCCCTCGGGGGCCATCTACAAGCGGGCGGAGGATGGGGTGGTCCTGGTCAACGAGAACAAATGCAAGGCCTGGCGGATGTGCGTGGCCGCCTGTCCTTACAAGAAGGTCTACTACAACTGGGCCACGGGCAAAAGCGAGAAGTGCATCCTCTGCTTCCCCCGGCTGGAAACCGGCCAGGCCCCCGCCTGCGCCCACTCCTGCGTGGGGCGGATCCGCTACATGGGGGTCCTCCTCTACGATGCCGATCGCATCCCCGAGGCGGCCATGGTGCCCGACGAGAAGCTGGTGGAGTCCCAGCTTGGGATCATCCTGGATCCCTTTGACCCGGAGGTCATCGCTGCCGCCAAGGCTGAGGGGATTGACGAGGGTTGGATCAAGGCCGCCCAGAACTCCCCTATTTACAAGTTCGTGAAGGTCTGGGGGCTGGCCTTCCCCCTGCACCCCGAGTACCGCACCCTGGCCATGATGTTCTACGTTCCGCCCCTTTCCCCGGTGGTGTCCACCTTGGAGAAGGCCTTAAGGGCCAGCCAGGGGAATGGGGGGCTGGTGCGCCTGGATATTCCCGAAACCGACTTGGACTTTGAGGTGTACGAGAGCCTGGAAAAGGCAAGGATGCCGGTGAAGTATCTGGCCAACCTCTTCGCCGCCGGCAACGAAAGCCTCATCGTGCCCGCGCTTAAGAAGATGCTGGCGGTGCGCATCCTGAAAAGGCAGGAAAGCCTGGAAGGTGGCGTGACGGAAAAGGCTCAGAAGGTCTTGCAGGATGCGGGGCTCACCCTCGAGGAGGCCGAGGCCATCTACCGCCTCACCACCCTGCCCACCCTGGAGGAGCGCTTCGTGCTGCCCCCCTACCACCGGGAGATGGCGGCGGAGGTGTGGAAGGATCCCTTGGCCCACAAGGGGGAGACCGGCTTCGGCTACATCCAGCCGCCCTTGAGGGGGGAGTAG